AAGTATGTTGGCAATGCTCCCTCCTGTATTTCCTGAACATGTTCCTACAAACAAATTTTCTGGAGGGGTGAGGGCTGACGCAAGGAGTTTGAAACTCCGATGAGATGGGAGAgttaatttttgtatttatgaTTGCTAGTATTTGCTGCTGTGGCTAATAGGACCCCTGAATTAAAGGATATTGTCTAGCTTATAAAGTAAAACCAAATATTACCGGTCAAATTCCTGTTTTCATATTAAACActtaccaaattaaaaaaaaaaagaaaattattcttgagAAATCAAAAGTCCTGGAATTTTCCACGTCAAGCTGATCTGACGCAGACAGTACAGACTAAAGAGAAGACTTTTTGTGATTGCGGTTTAAATAGGATGAGGTTAACATTGTCTTCCTAAACGTAATTTCTTTCTACAGTGATAGGATAtcatatttctaattttaattacAGGGATGGGTGGGTTGGATCACTAAAATTTAGATTTGGGTTAGGGTGTGGATTTatagccctgctcctccctgtaAAGGCTGGGACTGCTTGTGTCTGGACtcatctttttaattaatttgcagTAATTAAAGGGTGCTGTGTGGGATGGGGCTAAAgagaaacacaattaaaatgtAATGCTTCTCCTTTGGTATCTGcatccttatttattttaaaccatcTTCAATGCTCTGGTGAGTTTAAGTCTTCCTGTATCACATACTGTGCAAGCAGAAATATGCGAGTGAACTGTTGCCAATGGCTCTGAGCAAGCATGGGGTATGTTTCAGATTACACTGTGTTTTCTTGTTCGGATCTGATCTTGctaggagaggctgagaaaggcAGCTCTAGGGGATTTActtctagcagcagcagcagcaggcagcagcacatgATCCATCGATCGCGTGATTCTCACCACTTAGGACTAATGGGGAGAGTGAAGGAAAAGCGAACGCTGCCTTGGGgaagcaacagcattttcttctgctcGTGGGGCCCCTCCACCAGCTGGACGCTTCATGGCTTCTCCCAGGTTAGAAACCTACTGCTGCCCGAACCGGGATGCAGCTACACAGCTAGTGATGAACTTCCAGCCCCAAGTCTTCTGCGGAGTTTGCATTGGCAGTGCCTCTGTCAGTCTGCTGCTGACCATCCTGCAGCTCCTGCCGAAGAAGGGACAGAGCCCGCGGAAGATGCCCAaagcctcctcctcttccaccatCCTTCTCCTTATCTCCATTTGTGACATCCTTGGTGGCTTAGGTAAGCGTCAGCTTCATGTCCCTCACCCTTGCTGTAGCAGGTTCTTGTTGCTCTGAGGTACCATAGCCAAATGAGGCCGGTGAGTGGACGGCAGCGATTTCTGAGGGAAACATGCTGTACATATTCACAGGAAGATTTGGGCTAAGGGAGATCAGAAAATGATGGGCCTTTGGGGGAGAAAGGCCTTGTTTAATAGAAGTAAAAGCTCTTGACAGATCTACACCAAaatctctgctttaaaacaaattaaaatccagAACAGTGGCTGGTTCTCACAGTAAGGCATAAAAGTGGAGGCGAGGCAGCACGTTTAAAACTAAAGCTGACATCAAACACTTAGCCGATCCTTAGGACTACATTTGAAAAACACTTCCTATATGTCTTTAAATCCTCTCAGACCAAGTTTGCTGTCTTGTTCGTGTGCCAGCCACTTCTCTGGGCACATCACATCGACAGCAAATGATTTTGAATTGGCAGCTGTACACAGATCATGCTGGACACAGGCTTTTGAAATGCGAGCGAAGCTCCCTTATCGAGGACAACCGGCTGCCCGGCCCCTGGCTGATAGGCTGGAGGAATAAAACaacagagaataaaacagaacTCATGAGTCAAAATGAAACTAATGTGTCTAAATCTGTCCCATCAGTCTATGGCATTTGCTGCTAAATTAGATATAAATTACCATGACACATGCTATGAAAATACAGGATGAGTTTGTCTCTACAATAACATTTTTTCCCTCACATTAGATAACAGAAGTACTGCTGTTTTGTAAGTCTCTCTCGCTGCCTGGGGAGGGAGTGGGATTTCAGGTCTTTTCGCCTTTCATACCTAGCCAGGTTGTCTCATGGTACATAATAAGTaccaatattaaaacaaacattagagggggaaataaagaaagagagataTGGAAAAAACATGTGTGCATTCACCTGGAAAAGGTCCTTTCAGTCAGATGAGGCCAGCAATagataaagttatttttctccctttctctttcactgGCAGACTCAAACTATTCATCCAGCATTGTCTTTGAATTAGACTCACTTTGGTGGGTGGGAAACCGTTCTCTCTTGGTGGGAAACCTGGTGGTTTTGTTCTGCTATATGTTGGTGTTTTAATGCCTATTTCAAGCAAACCCAGAAAATCTCACTAACAAACTGTAAGTTCGTTtaaaaaaatgggtatttttctCACCTAATTCCGAACCCCTGCTTTGTTCAGTCCTgtgacagagaggaaaagagctgcTTGTAAAAATGAAGACAGCGAAAAGtgggaaataacttttttctgcaGTGAGGGATTATAGATAAATTAATATTAGCATATGAATATATGCCGATAAAATGGTAAATAGTTAGTTACTGTTTTATGTCGATCTGTTAGATGCTATCCAATTTATTTTAGGGAAGTGTATGACAGTACCTGTAAGTAAGTGAGATTTTAATCTACATAACATTTCAAGTCCCAGCAGCTTCAGACTCTTGGGGCTACTTTCCCTGAGCGATTACACCGACGTTTAAATAGCACAGTTGTTCCTGATGCGCTCCTCTGCCGCCGTAGCCTTCCTGTAGACCCACAAGATCTGGGCTACGATGTGAAATATGCGGCTGGGGAGAAGCACGTGACTCGAATCACACCAGCAGATTCAAAgcattaatacatattttttctttaggtATGATCTTCAGGTCAAGTGTGTGGCTAGGCTTCCCAGGCTTCATAGCTAACATTTCTGTGGTGAACGGGACCGACGTGTGGCCTTCTGCTTTCTGCGTGGGGAGCGCGGTAGGTACAGAGATCgtctccccatcctcctgctcCCGGTCGACAGTCCCTCCGTGTGGGGAGCCCGAAAGGCAAACCACCGCGTCTGAAGGGAAATTTGGCTGTGAGTCAGAGCCTGGATATGGTGGTTTCAGCCTCTCCCACACCCCTGCAAGTGCGTTCATGCCTCCCTCCGAAAGCCTGGATCAGGCTGGGCAGGGTGCTAGGTGCCGCGCGGTGTGCGTGAGGACGCAGGGCAGCGCGGGTCAGGCTGGTCCCAAGCGTTTTGTAGTAGTCTCTCGTCGCGGGAGTGCTGGGGTAGTGGAGGGCACACCTGTACCGAAGTCAGGGATACGGAGGCGTAAGGGTATAGACATTCCCGAATGGGCTGTGGAACCACCGATTTGGTTTGTGCTGGCACAGCATTGCTACTGTCCCGGCGGCTCCGTCGCACCCATAGCATGAGGGTATCTGCCCGCCTTCTCCAGCAGAAATTACAGCCTGCACGGTGGCAGTGGGGACCGACTGAAACCAACAACTCGGGTAGCTCAAATTAGCTTTTGTGGCGTGAGAGTGTGTGTTTGAGACACAGAGGGACTGCAGGATAAATATACCCAAAGACGCAAAGCTGCTGGCAGAAGGGCTGTGCCTGCCATGTAGGATTATGGCTCAGATTGCTGCTTATATGGCCATTCAATGACTGCATCTGGCCAAGTCTAATTAAGTATCTTCTGGATTAAAATGCaagaataagaaaatgtaaatgcattccAAAAGTGCAGATTAAAACTCAGTTTCAAATATTACAATCGCAGTACTGAGACATATAATTTGAGTTTACTGTGCAAGAAAAAAGGCCATGTTTTTTACTAAAACATGGAGAATGACAAATAAGACAGATCATCACTTTACCCAAATTTAATAGGAATGTGGAGTGCCCAGTGAATTCATGCCTGAGCAATAACAGTACAATTCAAAGTTTACAATATAGAAGTGGATATGCTGCATGTAAACAAAATTATTCCGCTCcagtagtttttaaataaaacaatatgtGCCAAATATGTGAACTCATTGTACCTTATATGCCTATATAATGACAATTTCAGACATGATAGTGTTGTGCCAGAGAAGCAAATATCAGTTGTACGCATCTATCGATTCTCAATTCCATCATACATGTTTGAGTTTTGCTTATTAGGtgcaaatgttgattttttttctttgaggaagaGGAAACCAGCAACATCAATATCTTGTAGCAAGGACATCCTATTCAAAAACCATGTTTACCTATGTCTTAAATGTCACTTGCTGGCCCTTAacacaaaaaatagtatttttaaacagtgacaAAGATACTATACGCAGactgtttgtttttcatgtggaTCTCAGGTTAGATGGTGAGCAGCATAGCGGTCTaccacaatttttattttccctttcttggGCTCCAGCAAAATGCTGTAATTTGAGTCACTTGCTAAATTCAGATTTAATTATATTGGAATGAAAAATAGCCCTCCTTCCACTCACTTCCCCTAACATATTCTTGTGttaataaaatgtttctgattctattttatttttcttttagtactatttttttatttcacttaacCACAAGCCAATACAAACTCCAAATAGTGAGGCCTTTAGGCATCTCCTTTGAATAACACCCTCTGGTTTGTAGAGGGGTACCCTCTCAGGTACTGTAGCAAGATGTGTCATTTTGCTAAAAAGTGAGATAGCATATGAAGATTTTGGTTTTAAGTGCATctgatttatattatttttgGAGACAGTCTTGTCTATGTTCGATTTTCTGGGTGGAAAGACCCCGCAGTTTATTTTTGTATACGTGTGTATGTATAGTAAATTGTGCATTTTTCAACTGCAGCAAATAGGTGAAAGTGCAGATGAAGTTACATGCTGAGTACTATGGATAAAGTGCATTAGAAGGAAGACTGGAATTTTATATTCTGGCTCCTGTGCACTAGGAAAATGTCATGGTGTTTGAATTAAATACTGAATAATTCATGCCGCAAATGACTAGAGGTAGGGTCTACACCCATGGTGAAAGATTGATTTCCCAGCTTGATTTGCCTTTGGAGGAAGGAATGGTAGATTTCTATTCACTGATGTTTGGCTCAGTAACAAGTATGTTGGTTTCCAGCTGTAAAATGATACCACTGCGGAGCCATGATAAAGGATATTCAGATAAGAACTGAAAGAGGGCTCGGAGGGAAGGTAATCTGAATATTAAAATAGTTCCAGACTATTACAAAGAGCCAGCTCCTATGGGGAAGAAATTTGGAATTTATAAACAGCGGCAAAGAAAGGTCACTTATCTTATATAGGCGCATGGGAAAAATGCACAGGGTCAGCTCATGAATGCTGTGGAATTTAACTTGACTTGAACCTGtttcctttcaatttttattgaagaaatcAGTCAGGGAGTTCAGTATGGATACTTTTCCAGAGGGTGAGTGATATTTTTGttaatgacctttttttcttaataaccGTTCCCTGAATCGGATTCTTGTGCATGGAGAAAATGCCCGTCGCATGCAGAACCCACAATGCATAGGCACACGGTGGTGATGACTGACCTCAGTTATATTCTCATGCCTCAGCTACTAAGAAACTACTAAAATTTAACCTAAAATTAAAACATCCTCACTATAAATTTCTTTGGGCTTCACTCACGACATTGAGGGTTAGGACTGGAGAGGTAAATAACAGGTTTTCTAAACAACAGAATAAGCTGCGAAAGCAAATGCTGTTCAATTTACCTATGACTTGACCCGTTGGCTGCAGCAATGCTGTTCCTGTGATTTTGAGTAAGATTTCATACCTCATAATCTCAGCTggaaaatacacacatttaaaGAACAAATCACCAGGCTAAAGGTTTGAgtccctcccctgtccccagtGGTACCTGAGAAGCAGCTGGGacatttagcatttttttccctgcagatgtGGATCCAGCTATTATATAGCGCTGGCTTCTGGTGGTTGTTTTGCTATGCCGTTGATTCTTACTTGGTGGTAAGAAGATCAGCTGGACTGAGGTACCAGAGTTAAAGCTCTgaatttgttattttccttccaacACTGTATGTCCATGTTTTTCTGCAGCTATCTATGTGTGTAAGCGAAGCTTGTATAAACATCTGATGTTCATATGGTTATCAGGTAATGATATGGATGAGTGGTGTGCTAAGTGCTTAAATGGCCAGGGCAATGCTCAGATATTGATTTATGCCCAACTGGAATTTAAATGTAACTGGATTCATTTAACCTTTGGAAAAATAGGGAGCAGATTGGGCTCTATAAACTTCATTGCAGCAAGATAACTGTGTCCCTATTGCGTACCTGAAATTGATTCTTCTGGCAAAAGGAGTGttatcctgaaaataaaaaagctggagGGGGAAGTGCTGAATTTCATATAGTTCATTCTCcaggtttttttctcagattttctaTTTTATCCACTTCTCAGTGTTGTCATTATTACGCTTCTGATCACATTTGTAAAGTTTTTAAGAAGAACGATGTGTATTTACTATACATTTTTCTGCAATGCCTGTAGCAGAAGAACCTAAACCCTTTGGAAAGGACCATGCTTTAATGCCAGACAGAAAATATGAGGTGTTTCTAAATTGGGTGTTAGAAGGGCAAAATGACCTTCAGTTGCTACTGCTAAACATGGAATTATGTGACTTGGTTCCCAGATGATACTGAGCAGTCATGGATACTGGAGACATGGTTCGTCTGGCAGATGTTATCAAAATAGGGATTTTTGAGTTAACTTCAGCCTGTGGAGGATAGACCTCATGTTGTGAAGTGCCACAGTTCTAGTCTGAAACAACTGGGACctacctccttcccccatccctgaTAACCAAAAAAAAGATGTGTATTTGGCCTTGATTCCAAGATCAGAGTAAACATCAAAAGACTTTCTACACACACAGATCTGAATCTCCCTAAGATGGGAGCTGTATCCAACTCTGAAAGTTAAACCTAATTCTCTGCAAATTACAGAAGGGTGGTTTATTTGACTGTGTGGCTCCATTCTTAAGTTTCAGTCCCCTAATTTGCTCTCGGCAGGAGAAATGAAGGATGCAGGGGTTCCTTCTGGAGATTTGGGGATAAGGAAAGGCTTTCCACCCTACAGGCTGGAGTACACAGGACTTCTGTGTGCAAGCCTGAACAACAGCTTTGGCTCATCCTTTTTCTGaaggcccccccccagccccaccggctTTGCTCAGTTTAGTGTACTGTCAGTGTTGTTCTGCACCATTTCGTATCTGTAAAGCTCCGTTTCAGTGAGGGTCCTATTTTTATGTTGCAATGTGGAAAGTGTAAGGTTTGGTGTCTTTAATTACGCCTGTCCTGTTTGGTCCCTGCAGTACGATTGTGCTGTACCATATGATGACGTGGGGCCTCGCGGTGATGCTCTGTGTGGAGGGAATTGCACTGCTTTACTACCCTTCTCTCTCCAGGTAAGCGGGGCTCTGGGAACAGACGGTGAAATCATAGCGCGCTCTGGGCATTTGAATGTCTTTTGGTCAGCTTGAGAGACAGACATCCAAAGGTTGGGCTTTCTTGGTCTTTGACAAGCATGAGTAAGTGAGCATTCTAGAAACACCTGCCTGGGTTTCAGGGGGCCCTGAAGAAATATGCCAGGCAATACAGGCACTGGAGcatgctgcagggctgtgatATAGCTTCTGCTATGAGCCACTGTTCCCCCACTCCTGGTTTTAGCTttgtatttgttcatttaaatttGAGAAAAATGCACAGGCAGTACAtgttaaaaatcaattttgtgTCCCATGTGAACTGGTGGCGAAGGTCTGTGAATTAAAAGCTTAGCATCTGTTTGCTtcgttccttttatttttttatgttaaaggtGACATAGATAGAATAGCCAGAACTGtcagctgtggaaaacaaaaatgcataaGCTGTTAATGATTTCTTCTCAGCTGCGAAAATGGCTTGGAGCATGCAATCCCACATTACATCACAACCTATGCCCCACTCCTGCTAGTGCTGGTGGTCAACCCAATCCTGTTTAGGAGGACAGTATCAGCAGGTATGTTCCTAATGGCCAGCATCAATCAGTATTATTCAGCAACATAACCATACTGTAAAAAGTCATGCCTGAGTATTCAGTGATGTGAGATAGCTCCTTATTAAATCATAAAGATACAGCAAAGGGTGGGAGGGAGTTGCCTATTGAAATGAAGATACCATCTTGATGGGAAATTTGCCCTAGAGACACACTCTGATGACGTACTCAAGCTATGCTGTTATAAACCTCTACTGCAGGTTGGCAAAGGTGTTCCTATGTTACTAAATTACTCTTGATTTAAAGTATTTGAGGCAGTGTATAGTGGATGCTTAACTCTGCTGTAGCATTGGTACCAACCTGCACTTCGGAAGGTAATTCGTTCTGGTTTAAAGATAATATTGGTGAGACCTGATAGTTGATTTAACTTCTTGGCAGCCCTGgagctaaaaaaataataaaatatgatcAGAATTTTGTCACTCCTGATTCTGAGATTATGAAACAAATGGGAATTGTACACAACTCAGATGGAATCTTGaagttcccatttaatttatTATCCAGTGCTTTgaagaaatgagactgaaaaaaagccacagatTCAATGTATTCTTTGCATGTAATATGACCAGTGCTAGATGTTTGCAGTACCTGAATTCATACTTACCATCTACACATTGAATAtataaaaacagcaacagaagacCTTGTATTCTCAGTTCAGCCTTCATCCCATCTATCCTGCATCCCTCAGTAATACTAATTTTCAAAGGAACAGTTGTTCCTTTAAAAAGTTGTTCCTATAAAAAGCTGCTCTTGTTATGGGAAAATACACACTGAGTATATTTGTGTTTGTGCATATGTATATTCCTTGTGATACCTGAACAGCATGTGGCATAACTGTCTAGTTTTGCTGATGTTACGCCTTCAAGTTTTAGAGGTGTAGCCAATGCTGTATCAATTGCATAATGAAATATAATGTGCATAATAGTCTAAACATCACATAATAAATATGTAACTATATCACACATTACATAGAAGTTGCAAGCACTACCTTTTGTTATAAAAGAAAAGTATGTTGACCatactattttctatttttagtgggactgagagaagaaaaaccagCTAGTGGGATATCACTCATTTTAGGAATCCATAATGGATGTACTTCTTTTCCTTTAGTATTAAGCTGTATGTGAGATTCCTTGATGATGGTCCTTCCAGCTTCTGAACTGCTGCTGGAGACAAATCCATCCGTTCCTTTGTTCCCTTTTCACAGACATCTATCTTCTGGATCCTTGTGCCTGTAACTAAcaagatacatacatacatacatactaaCAAGAACATAATTGTATGCTTTCCAGTTGCCTCCTTACTGAAAGGGAGACAAGGGATTTATACAGAGAATGAAAGACGTCTGGGGACAGAGATCCAGATCCGCTTCTTCAAAATTATGCTGGTATTTGTTATTTGGTAAGAGgtgcattattttgttttaaactgactTTTTCCCAGCTGGAGAAGGTCAGGGACAAGCATAGAGTCTGATGGGttgcttcatttttgtctttatgCTTGGAAGGGAAGGTGTCTAAGGAAGAAGTAGTTTCTAAACTAGTTCACAAAGTAGCTGAATCATTCATGTAGCATCACAAGGCTGCAAGGAAATGATAA
The genomic region above belongs to Mycteria americana isolate JAX WOST 10 ecotype Jacksonville Zoo and Gardens chromosome 1, USCA_MyAme_1.0, whole genome shotgun sequence and contains:
- the GPR143 gene encoding G-protein coupled receptor 143, with the translated sequence MASPRLETYCCPNRDAATQLVMNFQPQVFCGVCIGSASVSLLLTILQLLPKKGQSPRKMPKASSSSTILLLISICDILGGLGMIFRSSVWLGFPGFIANISVVNGTDVWPSAFCVGSAMWIQLLYSAGFWWLFCYAVDSYLVVRRSAGLSTIVLYHMMTWGLAVMLCVEGIALLYYPSLSSCENGLEHAIPHYITTYAPLLLVLVVNPILFRRTVSAVASLLKGRQGIYTENERRLGTEIQIRFFKIMLVFVICWSSNIVNESLLFYLEMQPDINEMLLKNVRSAALITWIIMGVLNPMQGFLFTLAFYGWTGWRVDLKWRKREIPWESMSSSTVGENAFPSPVNYQSNIHDSKKVSTTDSQQTDEAISMLSEGNTSGDDRLTRSSPIYQGW